In one window of Streptomyces sp. NBC_01224 DNA:
- a CDS encoding DUF1876 domain-containing protein, with translation MTKTTVGWHVDMEFEEDSHRTRAAALVRLPDGNEVRAHGYASRHPSDKEQPRVGEEIAGARALNELAMKMLTKAHDEIDEASGRTSHPLT, from the coding sequence ATGACGAAGACGACTGTCGGGTGGCATGTGGACATGGAATTCGAGGAGGACTCCCACCGCACCCGTGCGGCCGCCCTGGTGCGGCTTCCGGACGGGAACGAGGTGCGGGCCCATGGATATGCGAGCCGTCACCCCTCCGACAAGGAACAGCCGAGGGTCGGCGAGGAGATCGCGGGAGCCAGAGCACTCAATGAGCTGGCGATGAAGATGCTGACGAAGGCGCACGACGAGATCGACGAGGCGTCCGGCCGGACATCGCACCCGCTCACCTGA
- a CDS encoding TetR/AcrR family transcriptional regulator C-terminal domain-containing protein codes for MPGHGCATAPRVTARPWRSLAERGRLDISDLETAITRLYALLVLPHMVFSSYGTAIDDATTDRPVTSGVDMFLGHYAPGGRRLAGGGLR; via the coding sequence TTGCCGGGGCATGGCTGCGCCACGGCCCCGCGGGTCACCGCCCGGCCGTGGCGCAGCCTCGCGGAACGGGGCCGGCTGGACATCTCCGACCTCGAAACGGCGATCACTCGGCTGTACGCGCTACTGGTCTTACCTCACATGGTCTTCAGCTCGTACGGAACAGCCATCGACGATGCCACCACGGACCGTCCGGTCACGAGCGGCGTCGACATGTTCCTGGGCCACTACGCCCCCGGGGGCCGGCGGCTCGCAGGCGGGGGCCTCAGGTGA
- a CDS encoding SpoIIE family protein phosphatase, translating into MQADAYADSVVPFDPTTLAALVDGTMAGVGVLDTGLRYLYVNPALERLNGIPAAEHLGRTVSEVLPGVDAGEDMLRAVLADGKPREITSSGVTAAAAGSVRRYWHGAYHRLEVGGRIVGVAGIVLEVMASDKGRRELEQARRHLTMLDTAAARIGTTLDMDTTCAELVDLVVPGLADLATVEVFPPDVAAPVRPAPAGVLRLRRAALTAVAGLRDELPGFGLTGEYVDYQEGAAVQRCLAANQPVVENHTTDEELARSAPAPERVAAYRALGMHSAVIVPVAVRGRPLGVLGLIRAGDSPAFTDEDVVVARELAARAAVDLDHARRYAHEHTIALELQRSLLSEPRPPHPHIEIATRYLPADRSVMVGGDWFDVIPLRDGRHLKAMGDVMGHGVEAAVAMSHYRSLLRMLADDDLPPHRILEQLDRMVERSGLDRAATCLLAVVDRFGGACDVASAGHLPPVLIDPGKAGTRVCDEVPVGPPLGTGFGGYRTTSVEIGPGTVLFMYTDGLVERRGEDIDISIGRLRELTLPAGGSLEDLLDDVLERFGPGAEDDIAVLASRTRHRATP; encoded by the coding sequence GTGCAGGCCGATGCGTACGCCGACAGCGTGGTGCCGTTCGATCCCACGACCCTGGCGGCCCTGGTCGACGGCACCATGGCCGGTGTGGGCGTGCTCGACACGGGGCTGCGCTATCTCTACGTCAACCCGGCCCTCGAACGGCTCAACGGCATTCCGGCCGCCGAACACCTCGGGCGCACCGTTTCCGAGGTCCTCCCGGGAGTCGACGCGGGCGAGGACATGTTGCGGGCCGTGCTCGCCGACGGGAAGCCCCGCGAGATCACGTCCAGCGGAGTCACCGCCGCCGCGGCGGGCTCGGTGCGGCGGTACTGGCACGGGGCGTACCACCGGCTGGAGGTCGGCGGGCGGATCGTGGGCGTGGCCGGGATCGTGCTGGAGGTCATGGCCTCGGACAAGGGGCGGCGCGAGCTGGAACAGGCCCGGCGGCATCTGACCATGCTCGACACAGCGGCCGCCCGGATCGGCACCACGCTCGACATGGACACCACCTGTGCGGAGCTCGTCGACCTCGTCGTGCCGGGGCTGGCGGACCTTGCCACGGTCGAGGTGTTCCCGCCCGACGTCGCCGCCCCGGTACGCCCCGCGCCCGCCGGTGTGCTGCGACTGCGCAGGGCGGCGCTGACGGCGGTGGCCGGGCTGCGCGACGAGCTGCCGGGATTCGGACTGACCGGTGAGTACGTCGACTACCAGGAGGGTGCGGCCGTACAGCGCTGTCTGGCGGCCAACCAACCGGTCGTGGAGAACCACACGACCGACGAAGAGCTCGCCCGCTCCGCCCCCGCCCCCGAACGGGTCGCCGCCTACCGCGCCCTGGGGATGCATTCGGCGGTCATCGTGCCCGTCGCCGTACGCGGCCGTCCGCTCGGCGTCCTCGGCCTGATCAGGGCGGGGGACTCACCGGCCTTCACGGACGAGGACGTGGTGGTCGCCCGGGAACTCGCCGCCCGGGCCGCCGTCGATCTCGACCACGCCCGCCGGTATGCCCACGAGCACACCATCGCCCTGGAGCTGCAGCGCTCCCTGCTGTCCGAGCCGCGCCCGCCGCACCCGCACATCGAGATCGCCACCCGCTATCTGCCGGCCGACCGGAGCGTGATGGTCGGCGGCGACTGGTTCGACGTCATCCCGCTGCGGGACGGGCGGCATCTGAAGGCGATGGGCGATGTGATGGGCCACGGGGTGGAGGCGGCGGTCGCCATGAGCCACTACCGCTCGCTGCTGCGGATGCTCGCCGACGACGATCTGCCGCCGCACCGCATCCTGGAACAGCTGGACCGGATGGTCGAACGGTCCGGGCTGGACCGGGCGGCGACCTGTCTGCTGGCCGTCGTCGACCGGTTCGGCGGGGCGTGCGACGTGGCGAGCGCCGGGCATCTGCCGCCGGTGCTCATCGACCCGGGGAAGGCGGGAACCAGGGTGTGCGACGAGGTACCGGTGGGCCCGCCGCTGGGCACCGGCTTCGGCGGGTACCGGACGACGTCGGTGGAGATCGGGCCGGGCACGGTGCTGTTCATGTACACCGACGGCCTGGTGGAGCGGCGAGGCGAGGACATAGACATCTCGATCGGCCGCCTCAGGGAACTGACCCTGCCCGCGGGCGGGAGCCTGGAGGACCTGCTGGACGACGTCCTCGAACGGTTCGGACCGGGTGCGGAGGACGACATAGCGGTACTGGCCTCGCGCACCCGCCACCGCGCCACCCCCTGA
- a CDS encoding GNAT family N-acetyltransferase — MPNFEITTASADDLTMLTEWAHAEGWNPGLTDRHAFFAADPRGFLIGRLDGEPVSCVSVVRYGSGFGFLGFYLTRPELRGRGYGIQLWRAGMARLDGRNVGLDGVVDQQPNYRRSGFRSVWTNMRYEGLPPAAPTAPAGTALVDARTLPFGQLASYDRRFFPADRDSFLAPWIAGPARTSLAAVRDGELRGLAVMRPCRTSSRIGPVYAESPEVAGALVGALAATDPGTPVAIDVPDINPAAVHLAEQLGLTPSFETARMYTGPTPDVDHAGLFGITSLELG, encoded by the coding sequence GTGCCGAACTTCGAGATCACCACCGCAAGCGCCGACGACCTCACGATGCTGACCGAATGGGCCCACGCTGAGGGCTGGAATCCCGGCCTGACCGACCGCCACGCCTTCTTCGCCGCCGACCCGCGCGGCTTCCTGATCGGCCGGCTCGACGGCGAACCGGTCTCCTGCGTCTCCGTGGTGCGCTACGGCTCCGGCTTCGGGTTCCTCGGCTTCTACCTCACCCGTCCCGAGCTGCGCGGCCGGGGCTACGGCATCCAGCTGTGGCGGGCTGGCATGGCACGGCTGGACGGGCGCAACGTCGGGCTGGACGGCGTGGTGGACCAGCAGCCCAACTACCGTAGATCCGGCTTCCGTTCCGTATGGACGAACATGCGTTACGAGGGCCTGCCCCCCGCCGCCCCGACCGCCCCGGCCGGCACCGCTCTCGTCGATGCCCGCACCCTCCCCTTCGGTCAACTGGCCTCCTACGACCGCCGCTTCTTCCCCGCCGACCGCGACAGCTTCCTCGCACCGTGGATCGCCGGGCCCGCACGCACCTCGCTCGCCGCCGTCCGCGACGGGGAGCTGCGGGGTCTCGCCGTGATGCGGCCCTGCCGCACGTCGTCCCGCATCGGTCCCGTGTACGCGGAGTCGCCCGAGGTGGCGGGCGCCCTGGTCGGCGCGCTCGCGGCCACCGACCCCGGTACCCCGGTGGCGATCGACGTACCCGACATCAACCCGGCCGCCGTGCACCTCGCGGAACAGCTGGGCCTCACCCCGTCGTTCGAGACCGCCCGGATGTACACGGGCCCCACACCGGACGTCGACCACGCCGGGCTGTTCGGCATCACCAGCCTGGAGCTGGGCTGA
- a CDS encoding MAB_1171c family putative transporter, whose translation MNPLDLAGYLIAALMTAVALWRMPAALWGDEEDKRRRALWGCYAGFAAALWTKTRAVRIALNDSAVTDLAVLIKHYTATIAILAILSYIVAIYGQYPDAGTVPRHVRFARAIQQVAAKASIATLVLLTVLFFTVVDRSVPSDRFVADHAGQWGATLYMSVFYLYLGAASAVCAYQWALATAGAGLRHLRVGLGMMTIAMFIGVGYTVSRTLFLWVSVADRPSAAFALRFDEVTEAAQVVLFAFFAVGASIPALSKGRRRAKLWRAQVKLHGLWYELMTAFPDQPFDPPASLARELTRFDTPADLRIDRWAADIADAVEKLRHYVPDTLLQAAKAAAADGTPDREEAGPLADAYWIKAALRARSTGAPASTAATVESQHATDQDGEVAWLVRVAAAYRTVTEDRAERVLGHAMSAASGDATEPARTASLEETA comes from the coding sequence GTGAACCCGCTCGACCTCGCCGGTTATCTCATAGCGGCCCTGATGACGGCCGTCGCTCTCTGGCGCATGCCGGCCGCCCTGTGGGGCGACGAAGAAGACAAGCGTCGCCGGGCCCTGTGGGGCTGCTACGCAGGCTTCGCCGCCGCCCTGTGGACCAAGACCCGGGCCGTGCGCATCGCGCTCAACGACAGCGCCGTCACCGACCTCGCCGTCCTGATCAAGCACTACACGGCGACGATCGCGATCCTGGCGATCCTCAGCTACATCGTCGCGATCTACGGCCAGTACCCCGATGCCGGAACCGTCCCGCGCCACGTACGGTTCGCCCGCGCCATCCAGCAGGTGGCGGCCAAGGCGTCGATCGCCACACTGGTCCTGCTGACGGTGCTGTTCTTCACCGTCGTCGACCGTTCCGTGCCCTCGGACCGCTTCGTCGCCGACCACGCGGGACAGTGGGGCGCCACGCTGTACATGAGCGTGTTCTACCTCTACCTGGGTGCCGCGTCCGCCGTCTGCGCGTACCAGTGGGCGCTGGCCACCGCCGGTGCCGGGCTCCGCCATCTGCGCGTGGGCCTCGGAATGATGACCATCGCCATGTTCATCGGGGTCGGATACACCGTCAGCCGGACCCTGTTCCTGTGGGTCAGCGTCGCAGACCGGCCGAGTGCGGCCTTCGCCCTGCGGTTCGACGAGGTCACCGAGGCCGCCCAGGTGGTGCTGTTCGCCTTCTTCGCGGTGGGTGCCTCCATCCCCGCACTCAGCAAGGGGCGGCGACGCGCGAAACTCTGGCGGGCCCAGGTCAAACTGCATGGCCTCTGGTACGAGTTGATGACGGCCTTCCCCGACCAGCCCTTCGACCCCCCGGCCTCACTGGCCCGCGAGCTGACCCGCTTCGACACCCCCGCGGACCTGCGCATCGACCGCTGGGCCGCCGATATCGCGGACGCCGTCGAGAAGCTGCGCCACTACGTCCCCGACACCCTGCTGCAGGCCGCCAAAGCCGCCGCCGCGGACGGCACCCCGGACCGGGAGGAGGCCGGGCCACTCGCCGACGCGTACTGGATCAAGGCGGCACTGCGGGCCAGGAGCACCGGAGCGCCCGCCTCGACCGCCGCGACGGTCGAGTCCCAGCACGCCACCGACCAGGACGGCGAGGTGGCATGGCTGGTCCGGGTGGCCGCCGCGTACCGGACGGTCACGGAGGACCGGGCGGAACGGGTACTGGGCCACGCCATGTCCGCAGCATCCGGCGACGCCACCGAGCCGGCCCGCACAGCCTCCCTGGAGGAGACAGCATGA
- a CDS encoding toxin, whose protein sequence is MSLRELRKECEAGLADLPIPAPFSIDALVANMEAARGRTIVLHEMPDRLARVNAACGLRLKTGGTSFVLYRRRPTAYQTQHVILHELCHEWFDHGTSLDPEQLRRLLPVFDTSLITRVLGAEPPPQPPAAAVPPPVAATIDDALRSGDGTVQARAQYDTHAERMAEFGASLIPRMARDVTSDDMVGRLANSLSRPVATRRRGPFRRT, encoded by the coding sequence ATGTCCCTGCGCGAACTACGGAAGGAGTGCGAGGCCGGGCTGGCCGACCTGCCCATCCCCGCCCCCTTCTCCATCGACGCACTGGTGGCGAACATGGAGGCCGCCCGTGGCCGCACCATCGTGCTGCACGAGATGCCCGACCGGCTGGCCCGCGTCAACGCCGCCTGCGGTCTGCGGCTGAAGACCGGCGGGACCAGCTTTGTGCTCTACCGGCGCCGCCCGACCGCGTACCAGACCCAGCACGTCATCCTGCACGAACTGTGCCACGAGTGGTTCGACCACGGCACCTCCCTCGACCCGGAGCAGCTCAGGCGACTGCTGCCGGTCTTCGACACCTCGCTGATCACCCGGGTCCTCGGAGCCGAACCCCCGCCACAACCGCCCGCCGCCGCCGTTCCCCCACCGGTGGCCGCCACGATCGACGACGCGCTCCGCTCGGGGGACGGCACCGTGCAGGCCCGGGCGCAGTACGACACCCACGCCGAACGCATGGCCGAGTTCGGCGCGTCACTCATTCCCCGCATGGCCCGGGATGTGACGAGCGACGACATGGTGGGGCGCCTGGCGAACTCCCTCTCCCGCCCCGTCGCCACCCGCCGCCGCGGCCCGTTCCGCCGTACCTGA
- a CDS encoding MerR family transcriptional regulator has product MPTGPPPHATDRLDDDDYPAYTMGRAAEMIGATPAFLRAIGEARLITPLRSEGGHRRYSRYQLRIAARARELVDGGTPIEAACRIVILEDQLEEALRLNAELRRPATESGGAAGA; this is encoded by the coding sequence ATGCCCACAGGACCCCCTCCGCACGCCACCGACCGGCTCGATGACGACGACTACCCCGCCTACACCATGGGCCGCGCCGCGGAGATGATCGGTGCAACGCCCGCCTTCCTCCGGGCGATCGGTGAGGCCCGTCTGATCACCCCTCTGCGGTCCGAGGGCGGCCACCGTCGCTACTCCCGCTACCAGCTGCGAATCGCGGCCAGGGCCCGTGAACTCGTCGACGGCGGCACGCCGATCGAGGCGGCCTGCCGCATCGTGATCCTGGAGGACCAGCTCGAAGAGGCCCTGCGGCTCAACGCGGAACTGCGCCGGCCCGCGACGGAATCCGGCGGGGCGGCGGGCGCCTGA
- a CDS encoding cold-shock protein, which translates to MATGTVKWFNAEKGFGFIEQDGGGADVFAHYSNIASSGFRELQEGQKVNFDVTQGQKGPQAENITPA; encoded by the coding sequence ATGGCTACTGGCACCGTCAAGTGGTTCAACGCGGAAAAGGGCTTTGGCTTCATCGAGCAGGACGGCGGCGGCGCTGACGTCTTCGCCCACTACTCGAACATCGCCTCCAGCGGCTTCCGCGAGCTGCAGGAAGGCCAGAAGGTGAACTTCGACGTCACGCAGGGCCAGAAGGGCCCGCAGGCGGAGAACATCACCCCCGCCTGA
- a CDS encoding DEAD/DEAH box helicase, translating into MNRDRTARTNDRYSRTRSGGSTASGGGFRSQSPGRQGGQGGGRYGAPDRRSGGFGRRPAAKQGEFALPKTITPALPAAEAFADLDMPAPLLAALAAEGVTTPFPIQGATLPNSLAGRDVLGRGRTGSGKTLAFGLALLARTAGNRADARRPLALVLVPTRELAQQVTDALTPYARSLKLRMATVVGGMSIGRQASALRGGAEVVVATPGRLKDLIERGDCRLDRVAITVLDEADQMADMGFMPQVTELLDQVLPEGQRMLFSATLDRNVDLLVRRYLHDPVVHSVDPAAGAVTTMEHHVLYVQGADKYATTTEIAARDGRVIMFLDTKHAVDKLTDHLLNSGVRAAALHGGKSQPQRTRTLARFKTGHVTVLVATNVAARGIHIDNLDLVVNVDPPSDHKDYLHRGGRTARAGESGSVVTLVLPGQRREMTRLMADAGIIPKIAQVRSGEAELSRITGAQTPSGVPVTITAPLTERPRSAGASSRGRRSRPVRSGQSRRSDLPTSEARAAAKQRRTNRAA; encoded by the coding sequence ATGAACCGCGATCGCACAGCTCGCACGAACGACCGATACTCCCGCACCCGCTCCGGTGGCTCCACCGCTTCCGGCGGCGGGTTCCGTTCGCAGTCCCCGGGCCGCCAGGGCGGACAGGGCGGCGGCCGTTACGGCGCGCCCGACCGGCGCTCCGGCGGCTTCGGCCGCAGGCCCGCGGCCAAGCAGGGCGAGTTCGCGCTGCCGAAGACCATCACCCCGGCGCTGCCCGCCGCGGAGGCCTTCGCGGACCTGGACATGCCCGCACCCCTGCTGGCGGCGCTCGCCGCCGAGGGCGTCACCACGCCGTTCCCGATCCAGGGGGCCACCCTGCCGAACTCCCTCGCGGGGCGCGATGTGCTGGGCCGCGGCCGGACGGGTTCCGGCAAGACACTCGCCTTCGGCCTGGCCCTGCTGGCCCGTACCGCGGGTAACCGGGCTGACGCCCGACGCCCGCTGGCCCTTGTTCTCGTCCCCACCCGGGAGCTGGCCCAGCAGGTCACCGACGCGCTCACCCCGTACGCCCGCTCGCTCAAGCTGCGCATGGCCACCGTCGTCGGCGGCATGTCGATCGGCCGGCAGGCCAGTGCACTGCGCGGCGGGGCCGAGGTCGTCGTCGCCACGCCCGGCCGGCTCAAGGACCTCATCGAGCGCGGCGACTGCCGACTGGACCGGGTCGCCATCACCGTCCTCGACGAGGCCGACCAGATGGCCGACATGGGCTTCATGCCGCAGGTCACCGAACTGCTCGACCAGGTGCTGCCGGAGGGCCAGCGGATGCTGTTCTCGGCGACCCTGGACCGCAATGTCGACCTGCTGGTCCGCCGCTATCTGCACGACCCGGTGGTCCACTCGGTCGACCCGGCGGCCGGCGCCGTGACGACGATGGAGCACCACGTGCTCTACGTGCAGGGTGCCGACAAGTACGCCACCACGACCGAGATCGCGGCCCGCGACGGCCGGGTGATCATGTTCCTGGACACCAAGCACGCCGTGGACAAGCTCACCGACCATCTGCTCAACAGCGGGGTGCGGGCCGCCGCGCTGCACGGCGGCAAGTCCCAGCCGCAGCGCACCCGCACCCTGGCCCGGTTCAAGACCGGGCACGTCACGGTGCTGGTCGCCACGAACGTCGCGGCGCGCGGCATCCACATCGACAACCTCGACCTGGTCGTCAACGTCGACCCGCCGAGCGACCACAAGGACTACCTGCACCGCGGCGGACGCACCGCCCGCGCCGGTGAGTCCGGCAGCGTCGTCACGCTGGTGCTGCCGGGCCAGCGCCGTGAGATGACCCGTCTGATGGCCGACGCCGGGATCATCCCGAAGATCGCCCAGGTCCGCTCCGGCGAGGCCGAGCTGAGCCGGATCACCGGCGCGCAGACGCCCTCGGGGGTGCCCGTCACCATCACCGCACCGCTGACCGAGCGGCCCAGGAGCGCCGGCGCGTCGTCCCGGGGCCGGCGCAGCCGTCCCGTCCGGTCCGGGCAGTCGCGCCGCTCGGACCTGCCCACGTCGGAGGCGCGCGCCGCCGCCAAGCAGCGCCGTACCAACCGGGCGGCGTGA
- a CDS encoding LamG-like jellyroll fold domain-containing protein, with protein MCSPLHQPDGPLLPGASRRTFLRATALTGAATAATGLASATPAAALPQQNTGAVTAGWRPDPENPRFTLVVMPDTQYLFDGASIDKAPVEASLRYVLDHGRDENIVFLSHLGDLTESGRTGEFAAIGEAFGLLDRRRVGYSVVAGNHDIKSSTDDQRGRTPYLDTFGPQRMRRLPTFGGATPDGYNTYHLFRAAGREWLVLALDWRPSAAGLAWAKDVIAQHPDTPVILTTHELVYADADGDEAELSDHGKHLWDELIAGHDQIFLTLNGHYWPAGRTTRKNSAGNDVHLHITNYQNRYYGGSAMIRLYRFDLARNTIDVETISPWILGRAGERLNELERGEIELTGPQDCFAVPIDFEKRFSGFAPVPVRGPRPAKQLLIPGTVAYWRFDSPSHQDGSAADAGLRVPDLSGHRNDLVREAVPGSAPDALRWSTDHHPDQPGHGSLYFDGSKPPLRGAYLRTENNAPLNTTTFRSGYTIEAFLRLPADWDAGRNAWGAVLGRRGTLGAAGKTSGDPEEPVATLSVSDGPGLQWAAAPLNQPGAVTNWSHELLRERWWHVAVVNDGKHTTMYVDGCVVARNPATRTTGLATLGLPWLLGAYEYGGRLDQLMHGWLGDIRIVERALPVRDFMIA; from the coding sequence ATGTGCAGCCCCCTCCACCAGCCCGACGGACCACTCCTGCCCGGCGCGAGCCGTCGTACGTTCCTGCGGGCAACCGCGCTCACCGGTGCCGCCACCGCAGCCACGGGGCTCGCGTCAGCCACGCCCGCCGCGGCTCTTCCCCAGCAGAACACCGGTGCCGTCACGGCCGGTTGGCGGCCCGACCCCGAGAACCCGAGGTTCACGCTCGTCGTCATGCCGGACACCCAGTACCTCTTCGACGGGGCGAGCATCGACAAGGCGCCCGTCGAGGCGTCGTTGCGTTACGTACTCGATCACGGGCGCGACGAGAACATCGTCTTCCTGTCCCATCTGGGCGACCTCACCGAGAGCGGCCGGACAGGCGAATTCGCGGCGATCGGAGAGGCGTTCGGGCTGCTCGACCGGCGGCGGGTCGGCTACAGCGTCGTCGCGGGCAACCATGACATCAAGTCGTCCACCGACGACCAGCGCGGCCGCACGCCGTACCTGGACACCTTCGGCCCGCAGCGGATGCGGCGCCTGCCGACGTTCGGCGGGGCGACCCCGGACGGCTACAACACGTACCACCTGTTCCGCGCCGCCGGCCGTGAATGGCTGGTACTGGCGCTCGACTGGCGGCCGTCGGCGGCCGGGCTCGCCTGGGCGAAGGACGTCATCGCCCAGCACCCGGACACGCCGGTCATCCTCACCACCCACGAGCTGGTGTACGCGGACGCGGACGGCGACGAGGCCGAACTCTCCGACCACGGAAAGCATCTGTGGGACGAGCTGATAGCCGGGCACGACCAGATTTTCCTCACCCTCAACGGCCACTACTGGCCCGCCGGGCGCACCACCCGTAAGAACTCCGCGGGCAACGATGTCCATCTGCACATCACCAACTACCAGAACCGCTACTACGGCGGCAGCGCCATGATCCGCCTCTACCGCTTCGACCTGGCCAGGAACACCATCGACGTGGAGACGATCTCCCCGTGGATCCTCGGCCGCGCGGGCGAGAGGCTCAACGAGCTGGAGCGCGGCGAGATCGAACTGACCGGTCCGCAGGACTGCTTCGCCGTCCCCATCGACTTCGAGAAGCGCTTCTCGGGATTCGCGCCCGTGCCCGTGCGCGGCCCCCGCCCGGCGAAGCAGCTGCTGATACCGGGCACCGTCGCCTACTGGCGCTTCGACTCCCCTTCGCACCAGGACGGTTCCGCCGCCGACGCCGGCCTGCGCGTCCCCGACCTGTCCGGGCACCGCAACGACCTGGTGCGCGAAGCCGTCCCCGGCAGTGCGCCCGACGCCCTGCGCTGGTCCACCGACCACCACCCCGACCAGCCCGGTCACGGCAGCCTCTACTTCGACGGCTCGAAGCCGCCGCTGCGGGGCGCGTATCTGCGTACGGAGAACAACGCACCGCTCAACACCACGACGTTCAGGTCCGGTTACACCATCGAGGCCTTCCTCCGCCTCCCCGCCGACTGGGACGCCGGACGCAACGCCTGGGGCGCCGTGCTCGGCCGCCGCGGCACGCTCGGGGCGGCCGGCAAGACCTCCGGCGACCCGGAGGAGCCCGTCGCCACCCTCTCCGTGTCGGACGGCCCCGGGCTCCAGTGGGCGGCGGCGCCGCTGAACCAGCCGGGGGCCGTCACCAACTGGAGCCATGAGCTGCTGCGTGAGCGGTGGTGGCATGTCGCGGTCGTCAACGACGGGAAGCACACGACGATGTACGTCGACGGCTGCGTAGTCGCCCGCAACCCCGCTACCCGCACCACCGGTCTCGCCACCTTGGGCCTGCCCTGGCTGCTGGGTGCCTACGAGTACGGAGGCAGGCTCGACCAGTTGATGCACGGCTGGCTCGGCGACATCAGGATCGTCGAACGCGCCCTGCCCGTACGGGACTTCATGATCGCCTGA
- a CDS encoding SDR family oxidoreductase, with amino-acid sequence MAISSTTLSSRPVTVVTGGSRGIGAATCVRLASEGHDLALGFVSNAEAAERTAAAVRAAGARCVTVRVDTAVEADVERLFDTAAAQLGPVTGLVNNAGVTGPLGRLVDTSTETLRRVLDVNLLGCLLCCRRAAKDMAASGSGAIVNVSSAAATLGSPGDFVHYAATKAATDALTIGLSKELGPDGIRVNAVAPGMIDTEMHATAGDPDRAAAAAAGIPLGRPGAAPEIASAIAWLLSGEASYVTGAVLRVAGGR; translated from the coding sequence GTGGCAATCAGCAGCACCACTTTGTCGTCGCGCCCCGTCACCGTCGTCACCGGCGGCAGTCGCGGGATCGGTGCCGCGACCTGTGTCCGTCTGGCATCCGAAGGGCATGACCTCGCCCTGGGCTTCGTGAGCAACGCCGAGGCCGCCGAGCGGACCGCGGCGGCTGTGCGGGCCGCGGGAGCACGCTGTGTCACGGTGCGGGTGGACACCGCCGTGGAGGCCGATGTGGAACGGCTCTTCGACACGGCTGCCGCGCAGCTCGGTCCCGTCACCGGACTGGTCAACAACGCGGGAGTGACAGGCCCTCTCGGCCGTCTCGTGGACACCTCCACCGAGACGCTGCGCCGGGTCCTGGACGTGAATCTCCTCGGCTGTCTGCTGTGCTGCCGCCGGGCCGCGAAGGACATGGCGGCCAGTGGGTCCGGCGCGATCGTCAATGTCTCCTCGGCCGCTGCCACCCTCGGCAGCCCCGGGGACTTCGTCCACTACGCCGCCACGAAGGCAGCGACGGACGCCCTGACGATCGGGCTGTCCAAGGAACTGGGGCCCGACGGAATCCGGGTCAACGCGGTCGCCCCCGGCATGATCGACACCGAGATGCACGCCACCGCGGGTGACCCCGACCGCGCGGCCGCGGCCGCGGCCGGCATCCCGCTCGGCCGCCCGGGAGCTGCCCCGGAGATCGCGTCCGCCATCGCGTGGCTGCTGTCGGGCGAGGCGTCGTATGTGACCGGGGCGGTGCTACGGGTCGCGGGCGGACGATAG
- the crcB gene encoding fluoride efflux transporter CrcB, which yields MNWLLVIVGAAVGAPLRYLTDRAVQSRHDTVFPWGTFAVNVTGSLILGLLTGAVAAGAASSHLQLLLGTGLCGALTTYSTFSYETLRLAEDGAKFYAAANVVASVVAGLGAAFAGVSAAEALWS from the coding sequence GTGAACTGGCTGTTGGTGATCGTCGGTGCGGCGGTCGGGGCACCCCTGCGGTATCTGACCGACCGGGCGGTGCAGTCCCGGCACGACACCGTCTTCCCGTGGGGCACCTTCGCGGTGAACGTGACCGGATCGCTGATCCTCGGCCTGCTGACCGGTGCGGTCGCGGCAGGCGCCGCCTCCTCCCACCTGCAACTGCTGCTCGGTACGGGACTGTGCGGGGCGCTCACCACGTACTCGACCTTCAGTTACGAGACGCTGCGGCTGGCCGAGGACGGGGCGAAGTTCTACGCGGCGGCCAATGTGGTGGCGAGCGTGGTGGCGGGGCTGGGCGCGGCGTTCGCCGGTGTCTCGGCCGCCGAGGCGCTGTGGTCGTAG
- a CDS encoding DUF190 domain-containing protein produces MTTPNTERALRLTVFVGESDGWHHRPVYTEIVHRAHKAGLSGASVFRGIEGFGASSMIHTQRLLSLSEDLPVAVVIVDAEERIRAFLPLIEELVMDGGLVVLDSCEVVHYGDDRERNR; encoded by the coding sequence ATGACGACGCCGAACACGGAACGGGCATTGCGCCTGACGGTCTTCGTCGGCGAGTCCGACGGGTGGCACCACAGGCCGGTGTACACGGAGATCGTGCACCGGGCGCACAAGGCGGGGCTGTCGGGCGCGAGTGTGTTCCGCGGGATCGAGGGGTTCGGCGCCTCGTCGATGATCCACACCCAGCGGCTGCTCTCACTGAGCGAGGACCTGCCGGTGGCGGTCGTGATCGTGGACGCGGAAGAGCGGATCCGTGCGTTCCTGCCGCTCATCGAAGAGCTGGTCATGGACGGCGGTCTGGTCGTCCTGGACAGCTGCGAGGTCGTCCACTACGGCGACGACCGGGAGCGGAACCGGTGA